A single genomic interval of Spinacia oleracea cultivar Varoflay chromosome 6, BTI_SOV_V1, whole genome shotgun sequence harbors:
- the LOC110794799 gene encoding E3 ubiquitin-protein ligase PUB23-like: MDHNQEIDVPPFFLCPISLQIMKDPVTVSTGITYDRENIEKWVFTNNNSICPVTKQPLNIDSPDSFLTPNHTLRRLAQSWCTLNASNGVERFPTPKPPVTKAQVLKLIDQSSNSSAHRLVMNLEKIKCIAYGSSGNKRCLETTPGVADFLTRLIILGQNDDVDNKCSSSVSDEALRILAHLQISDETVLKKMLNENNLLDSLVRIMQKNSYESRADAVGIMKLLIQVAEPTQVVSLTRQHFEEVVQLIKLKDDVSPKSTKAALKVLALACPWGRNRIKVVEAGAVQVMVELLLESNDRRTSEMVLAVLEQLSGCAEGRAELLSHAAGLAVVSKKILRVSHFATERGVKILFAIAKYSGSPSVVQEMIQTGVVTKLCLVLQVDCEAKTKEKTREILKMHARAWKNSPCAPAHVFGSF, encoded by the coding sequence ATGGATCACAACCAAGAAATTGATGTTCCACCGTTTTTCTTGTGTCCAATTTCATTGCAAATAATGAAAGATCCAGTAACAGTTTCAACAGGAATTACTTATGATCGTGAAAATATTGAGAAATGGGTATTCACCAACAATAATAGTATTTGTCCAGTTACCAAACAACCCCTTAATATTGATAGTCCTGATAGTTTTCTGACACCCAACCACACTCTTAGACGCCTTGCTCAGTCTTGGTGTACTCTGAACGCTTCTAACGGCGTTGAACGGTTCCCTACACCAAAGCCACCGGTGACAAAAGCTCAGGTACTTAAGCTTATTGATCAATCCTCTAATTCATCAGCTCATCGACTTGTTATGAATCTTGAAAAGATAAAGTGTATTGCTTATGGAAGTAGTGGTAACAAGCGTTGTTTAGAGACCACCCCTGGTGTTGCCGATTTCTTAACGCGTCTTATTATCCTTGGCCAAAACGACGACGTTGATAATAAATGTTCGAGTAGTGTAAGTGATGAAGCATTGAGGATATTAGCTCATCTTCAGATATCTGATGAGACAGTTTTAAAGAAGATGTTGAATGAGAataatttgttagattcatTGGTGAGAATAATGCAGAAGAATAGCTACGAGTCACGAGCTGATGCTGTTGGTATAATGAAGTTGTTAATACAAGTAGCTGAACCAACACAAGTAGTTTCTCTAACACGCCAACATTTTGAAGAAGTAGTACAACTAATCAAGCTTAAGGATGATGTTTCCCCAAAGTCTACCAAGGCCGCGCTTAAAGTGTTGGCTTTGGCATGTCCATGGGGTAGGAATAGGATTAAGGTTGTTGAAGCTGGTGCAGTACAAGTAATGGTTGAACTTTTATTAGAGTCTAATGACAGGAGAACTAGTGAGATGGTGTTAGCTGTGTTAGAACAACTAAGTGGTTGTGCTGAAGGTAGGGCTGAACTTCTAAGTCATGCCGCGGGTTTAGCAGTTGTGTCAAAGAAGATATTAAGAGTCTCACACTTTGCAACGGAGAGAGGTGTCAAGATATTGTTCGCCATTGCAAAATACTCGGGAAGTCCGAGTGTGGTGCAGGAGATGATACAGACAGGGGTTGTCACAAAGTTGTGTTTGGTATTGCAAGTGGATTGTGAAGCAAAGACAAAAGAGAAAACTAGAGAGATCTTAAAGATGCATGCTAGGGCTTGGAAGAACTCTCCTTGTGCTCCTGCTCATGTCTTTGGCTCTTTTTGA